DNA from Vibrio gazogenes:
GGTGAGCTGTTCATATGCCATTGGCGATAGATTGTGTTGCACAAGCGGGACTTGTTCGCCATGGGAATTGGTACGCCAAGTCAGCGTTTCTTTCCACGGCCAGATTTTTGGTAATGTGCCGACCATGAGTCCCGTCAGGCCTGACAACGTGATATCCCGGTAATGATTCAGTAACCAAGAGAGCAGATGAGAGAAACTTAATAGCCCTGCCACACACCCGACCAAAAATACCATCAGAATATCGATTTGCATTGCTTTCACTGCATCAAGAATCGGTGCATACATGCCGAGCAGCAGCAGGATAAAGCTCCCGGAAATTCCCGGTAGAATCATGGCGCAGATCGCGATGCATCCGGCAATAAAAACATTCAGCAGTGAAGGTTCTAGGTTCAGCGGTTGTAAGACCGTGATGGTATAGGCGAATGCTAAACCAACTCCCCATGCGACGAGATCCAATAAACGTTTGCGTTCAATTTGTCTGAAAATATGGTAGACGGAAACCAGAATCAGGCCGAAGAAGAATGACCAGAGTGGGATCGGGTGAGTGTCCAGTAACCAAGAGATCAGTTTGGCCAGTGTGAGAATACTGACAAAAATGCCACCGAACAGGCTGAGTAAAAATAACGCATTGATATGGCGTAATGTATCGGCGACGCCATGTTGACGCAGGTAGGTAATCAGTCTGGGATTAATACGACGAACACTTTCCAGTAGTTTGTCATAGATACCGGTAATAAAAGCAATGGTACCACCGGAAACACCCGGTACCACATCTGCGGCGCCCATGGCGAGGCCTTTTAAGAAAGTGATGAAATAATTCATTGAGTCAATCAAATATAAGGGATTATCGGGCATTCAGTATATCGAATTCTGCTAGCGATCCCCATCGAATTTGCAAAATCGGTGTTTGAATTCTGTTTGCTTTTTGCAAGATGAGGATGTTTTGTTGCAAAGTGCAATTTGTTTATTCGTATAAATGCAGTCAATCATGGGCTGTGCTCTCTAATGTACTGTATTTTCTGATTATTTAAAGTTGGCATGGGGTGTGCATTAATAACTATGACCCTTAAGCCGAGGGTCACCTAGCCAACTGACGTTGTTAGTGAACCTTGTTGTTCACATTGATTGTGCCAAGTGCGGATTGCGCTTGGCTTTTTTTTTGCGTGATGTTCTGATCAGTTCAGGGCTCGCAGGCAACGCAATATATTTTGTACATTGCATTGTTCTTGATGTGCTTTTCGAACGGTTACTCTTCGATACAGACTTGGTTACGGCCGTTGGCTTTCGCGCGGTAGAGCGCTTTATCCGCGCGATAGAAGGTCCGCTGCGTATTCTCTCCTTCCCGATGTAACGTAACGCCAATACTGACCGTCAATCCTCTTTCTCCCAGAATTTCTTGCCAATTAAATTGATATATATTTTCACGGAAGTGTTCACCATGGGCTTGTGCATCTTCCAGCGTTGTCTCTTCGATAATGACCAGAAATTCTTCACCGCCAAAACGTACACAGGAGGCCTGTTGAAAGCCGAAATACTCGCTGAGTAATCTGGATACATTCACGATGGCTTTGTCTCCGACAAGGTGACTGAGCTCATCATTAATGGATTTGAAATGGTCAATATCGACGACAAGAAAGGCGAAGGGAGTTTCATGCAGCAGCAGATCCTTGAGCTTCGTATCCAGCCAGCGGCGATTGTGGAGTTTGGTCAGCGGATCGGTAAATACATCCTGCTGGAGCTGGGCAACCGTGTTCTTTTGATTTTCTGTTGTTTCTTTGAGCTCCCGATTTTCGATCTCTGACAAAATCAGTTTCAACTGAAGTTCAAAGCGAGATAGCCGACGCAGCTGCGTTGTGCCCAAGTCGCCGATCGGAATCCGTTTCATCAAATCGATTTCGACCTGAAAAGCGCGCTTTTGACAGTCTAGTGCTTGCTGGTATTTATGTTGGTATTCATAGATATAACTGAGCGCCTGATATAGATCTTTTTTCAATTCCGGATGGGTAAATGACGCGATTTTCTTATTCTGGCTCAGGAGCAGCATTTCTGCGAGATGGGCTTTCCCGATTTGGGTGAAGCAGAGTGCCAACTCGATTTTGATTAAGCACGAAAGTGAGATCAGGTAGTTATGTCGCGTGGTATAAGGGACAGAGGCAATAATGTGTAGCGCATCGAAAACATGATTTCTAGCGAGACAAATCTTGGCTTTGTATAACAGGATCTGACCCGCCAGCGTTTTGTCACTGACCAGAATACTGAGTTCCTCACACTCTTTGATGAGCTGTTCTGCCTGCTTATAATTTTTGAGGTCAATACAGCAGGCGAGCGTCGATATTTTATAGCGAAGGCGAAGCACACGACTGGAGAGTGCATGATCAATACTATCGATTTTTTGATAAAAGCGTATTGCTTTAGCCGGATCACCATAGCGATGACAGAGTGAGCCCATCCCGAGGACTGCTTGCGCATATTCATCAATAAAGCCGTACTCAACGGCGAGGTTTGAAATCGAAATATACGCCTGTAAGGCAGTTTGATAATCCCCGATTGCGATAAAGCGTTCACTTAAACTAATTTCTATCGATAAAATTTTGTCAGCATCTTGTGGGAATTGCAGTAATGCCCGGGCGGCTTTGAGTTCTTCGATACTTTGCTGAAACTGATTGAGCGATACGCGGTATTCTGCGCTGATGATATAACACTGAGCTTTTTGCCATGGTGTTGAGGCAATGTCATTCTTGACTTGTTCCCAGAAAGTGATGGCTTCTTCCCCACTGACCGCAGTGACATCAAGACCTGCATCTTTTACTTTATCGAGTAAGTCCTGCATTTTACGACCCTTTCAGTGGTAATTCAGTAAGTTGATCTAATGTAAATGGGAAAGAAAGAATATTATGCAGTGATATATCCGGGAGGTCTCCTGTCAGACCTTTTCTTCCCCAAGGATAAATCTGAACCATCTGCTGTAAAATCTCGAAAATCTGCTGCGCGTTGTCACCGGTGTCTGCCAGTAATAGCCCTAGTCGGTCTGAGCTCAGACGGGAAACCAGATCTTGTTTCGAACAGAGTGAGTGGGTTAACTCGGTACAGGCGTCGATATATCGGGGGGTCTCATGATAGATAATAATGACGGAATAGTTTGCTGATTTCAGCGCGGTTTTAAATAACACCAGCTGTTCCCACCAGTAGGTTTCCGAAACGACATTGCTCAGGTGCTTCTCCGGGTCGTATTCATATTGCCCCCGAATCCGGTTGATGAGCTTTCTTGCTCTTTGTTCCAACTGTTTCTTCGAGTTCCGGACTTTGTCTTTACTTTCCCGCCTATGTTGAATATTGAGTTGCGACGTGGAATAACTGCGGTAGCGTTTAAAAGCCGCTAACGCATTTTGATAATCTTCTTGCTGTTCAGCAGCCAAAGACTGTTGAAAATAGACTAATGCGAGTAATTCATCATTGGCCGACTCTCGGGCTGCTTGTTCGGCTTTGTCGAGTAGCTGAATGGCTTCCGCCATATTCTGACGGAGCATCTCCAATCGGGCGCGGTTAATGTAGGAATGTGTTTTTACCCAGGAAAGATTATTGGCCTCAGCTAAATCATGCGCATATTGAGCTGCTTGTTCAGCATCTTCTAAACGCTCCAGCCCTAGTAAGGCAAGGGCCCGGAAATCCCAGACTTCCGCAATTTCCTGAAGAAAGTTTTTGTCTTCCAGAACTTCAAGCGCGCCATCTAAAACCGTTAACATATCGACATAACGGTTGAGCAAATATAAATCCCAAGCCCATAAAATTCTGGCTCTGCCTTCAAGTGACTCCTGACGGGTATTATTGGAGACTTTGACGGCCAGTTCATGGGTTGCGCAAGCGAGGTGATATTCGTGGGTACTCCGCCAGATATTGCCGAGTCCGAGTAGACTTTCAATCAGAATCTGGATGTCTTCTTCAAGCGTTGCCTGTTCTAAAGCATGAATCCAGTGTTGCTGAGCGGTATAAAATTTCCCGTCTTCCCATGAATGTAAAGCATGGAGGTGCAGGATTTCCGGCAAATATTCGTCATTGTCGAGTTCATTCTGAGTCGCTAGCGCTTCTTTGGCATAGCGAATACCCTGTGCATGTTTTCCGAGGATCAAAGCACATCGACACATGAGCATCAGAGATTGAATTGTCCCTTCAGCGAAGTGAATTTGTTTGGCGCGTATCAGACACTGTTCTGCTTTGGGCAGAACATCTGCTGGCGCAATTTCGAAACGGCGTTTGAGTTGCTCTATTTCAATTTCAAGGAGATAAAGGCTTTTTTCCAAACTTAATTATTCCTTTGTTACGTCACTCCGACAAGGTACATTGATGAGCTTAGTTGAAATTCTCAATGTGATCGATTCTGGTCATAGTCTTCGGTCAGGGAGTTTTGGCAAACTTATCTGATTGTTCAAATGATATGATTTATTTAGCATAAAATATGCCAATAAAAGACAATGGTCGATAACGAATGCTTCACCGATTTATTTTTCTTGTTTGTATAGTCATTATCATAAGATGATTTTAAAAAGGTGAGAAATTTTTCTGATCGATATTTTGACTGGGACAGAATTAAACGGCTACAAATAAATTACACATGATTTTTTTTTGTACAATCTGCTATCATTGTTATACAGCTATACTTTTTGTATAACTATTTATATGACGATGAGGGCGGAATGATGGAAACGAAAATCCCAGTAGGTGTGAGTAGTTGTGTGACCGGTCAACAGGTCCGTTTTGATGGCGGGCATAAGAAAAGCCATTTTGTGATGGGCGAGTTGGCACCATTCTGCGAGTTTGTGCCGGTTTGCCCAGAAGTTGGCGCAGGTATGACGACTCCCAGACCCACCATCCGTCAGTACGAGAAACACGGTGTAATTCGGTTAGTGGAAACGAAAAACGATACGGCTGATTATACCGAACAGATGGCAGAATTTACCGACAGAGCCCTTCATGAGCTAGGTCAGCTACAACAACCCTTGTGCGGTTATGTCGTGGCGGCTAAATCACCAACCTGCGGGATGAAGCAAGTCAAGGTTTATCATGACGGGGGGGTACGTAAAGAGGGTGTCGGTTTATATACACAGAAGCTGATGGCGACGATGCCTTGGTTGCCGGTTGAAGAAGATGGCCGCCTGAATGACGCCAATTTGCGTGAGAACTTTATCTTGCGTGTTTTTTGTCTGCACGACCTGTATCAGTCAGTCGGCCATGATCCGACACCGGCCAGTGTCGTTGCATTTCACAGTCGCTATAAATTTACGCTGATGGCGCATAGCCCGGAAGCTTATCGTTCGATCGGCAGAATGGTGGCTCACATGGGAGATAAGACACCCACAGAATTTTTTGCACAATATCGGCTGGCACTGATGCAAGCATTGGCAAAACCCGCGAGCCGAAAAAACAGCACCAATGTATTGATGCACCTCCAAGGATACTTTAAGCGAGCGCTTAAACCGGATCAAAAAGCAGAGCTGACACGCATTATTCACGAGTATCGTCAGGGACTTGTTCCGTTACTGGTGCCGGTTACACTGATTCAACATTATCTCACGCTTTATCCAAATTCTTATTTGGCACAACAGCATTATTTAAACCCTTACCCACAAGCATTGAAGTTACGTTATGGACTCTAAAGAAAAACGTTATGCAATTCGTGAAGTCTCGGCGATCACCGGTGTAAAGCCTGTGACGCTCAGAGCATGGCAGCGTCGCTACCATTTGGTCGAGCCGAGTAGAACAGAAAAAGGGCACCGATTATACAGTGAACAAGATATTCAGCAGATTCAGCAGATTCAGAGTTGGCTGGCGAAAGGGATTTCGATTGGTAATGTCGCACAATTGCTCCAGTCTGCGGATGCGTCGGAACTTGAGCTTTCCGGTTCCGGGGGGCTGGAAGAGTGTGAGGCATTTCTTTCTGCGTTAGCTCAGTTGAATCGCGGTAAGGCTGAGGCTGTTTTGGTGGCAGTGTTGAAAAACTATCCGTTGGACATTGTCAGACAGCAATTTGTGATGCCGGTCGATGCGGCGCTGTTGCGGATGAAAAGCTCCCAGCAATCGATTCAGCGCGGGTTGTTCCAATCCATGTTAATCGGACAGTTTGCCTGGATGATTACCACGGCCAACCGGGCCAGTCATTTGGGGAAGTGTCTGTGTGTCAGTCTCGATGCAGCGGGTAGTATCTGGGCATGGTTGCACGCGTTACAGATTGCGGAGCAGGGATATTTTACCGCGTTACTTGATGGTGTTGAGGAACTGTCCGGATTACTCGAACATGCCAACGAAGGGGTATTTCAGCGCATCGATTTTTTCTCGAATCGGGCCCTGACGGGCAAGCAGCAGCAAGTGATTCGCCAGCTACAGCAGTTGCAAGTGCAGAGGGGAGGTTCACCTGAACAAATACAACAAATACAAGGACAGGCACCGTTGGTTGTGACCAGTGATGGTCTATTACAGCCATTTGATGCGAAAGCGTGATATCGCTAAATATGGATAGCTTATAAGGGGAATAAGCATGAAGTTGGTTTGGTTCAGACGTGATTTGAGAACAATTGATCACACCGCACTGAATGAGGCAATTCGCAGTGGTGAGCCGGTTTGTGCCATCTTTGTTGCCACACCGGAGCAGTGGCGACAACATGATATGGCACCGATACAGGCTGATTTGATAGCACGGCGTTTGCCGGTGATTCGTGATGAGCTGCGACAATTGAATGTGCCTTTATACTATCGGGAAGTGAGTGATTTTGCTGCGAGTGTCGAGATGGTTGTCGCGCTGGCCCGGCAACTGGGGGCGGATACGGTGTTGGTCAATCTTGAATATGAACTCAATGAGCAGCGGCGCGATCAGCAACTCAAACAGAGCTTACAACAACAGGGAATTGCTTATCAGGCATACCATGATAAATGTGTGTTCTCACCCGGACAGGTTTTAACCAAGCAAGGGGAGTTTTTTAAAGTTTTCACGCCCTTTCGTAAAGCTTGGCAGGCACAGTTCATCGTTCCAACGGTGGTCGCGCCATCACCGGCCGCCAGTGCGCCATTACATCATGAACCGATGCTAAAAAACGTTGGTGAGTATTTTTCTTATCCGCGTGAGTCCAGCCATGCATGGCCGGTGACATCCCATGAAATTCGCGATCGGCTCCGGACTTTTTGTCGCGAGCGGGTCGATGCTTATGATCAGCAG
Protein-coding regions in this window:
- a CDS encoding YbgA family protein → MMETKIPVGVSSCVTGQQVRFDGGHKKSHFVMGELAPFCEFVPVCPEVGAGMTTPRPTIRQYEKHGVIRLVETKNDTADYTEQMAEFTDRALHELGQLQQPLCGYVVAAKSPTCGMKQVKVYHDGGVRKEGVGLYTQKLMATMPWLPVEEDGRLNDANLRENFILRVFCLHDLYQSVGHDPTPASVVAFHSRYKFTLMAHSPEAYRSIGRMVAHMGDKTPTEFFAQYRLALMQALAKPASRKNSTNVLMHLQGYFKRALKPDQKAELTRIIHEYRQGLVPLLVPVTLIQHYLTLYPNSYLAQQHYLNPYPQALKLRYGL
- a CDS encoding GGDEF domain-containing protein, with product MQDLLDKVKDAGLDVTAVSGEEAITFWEQVKNDIASTPWQKAQCYIISAEYRVSLNQFQQSIEELKAARALLQFPQDADKILSIEISLSERFIAIGDYQTALQAYISISNLAVEYGFIDEYAQAVLGMGSLCHRYGDPAKAIRFYQKIDSIDHALSSRVLRLRYKISTLACCIDLKNYKQAEQLIKECEELSILVSDKTLAGQILLYKAKICLARNHVFDALHIIASVPYTTRHNYLISLSCLIKIELALCFTQIGKAHLAEMLLLSQNKKIASFTHPELKKDLYQALSYIYEYQHKYQQALDCQKRAFQVEIDLMKRIPIGDLGTTQLRRLSRFELQLKLILSEIENRELKETTENQKNTVAQLQQDVFTDPLTKLHNRRWLDTKLKDLLLHETPFAFLVVDIDHFKSINDELSHLVGDKAIVNVSRLLSEYFGFQQASCVRFGGEEFLVIIEETTLEDAQAHGEHFRENIYQFNWQEILGERGLTVSIGVTLHREGENTQRTFYRADKALYRAKANGRNQVCIEE
- a CDS encoding DUF368 domain-containing protein; this encodes MNYFITFLKGLAMGAADVVPGVSGGTIAFITGIYDKLLESVRRINPRLITYLRQHGVADTLRHINALFLLSLFGGIFVSILTLAKLISWLLDTHPIPLWSFFFGLILVSVYHIFRQIERKRLLDLVAWGVGLAFAYTITVLQPLNLEPSLLNVFIAGCIAICAMILPGISGSFILLLLGMYAPILDAVKAMQIDILMVFLVGCVAGLLSFSHLLSWLLNHYRDITLSGLTGLMVGTLPKIWPWKETLTWRTNSHGEQVPLVQHNLSPMAYEQLTSQSAQLLLAIVMMCSAIGLVLALEKFARPSQE
- a CDS encoding MerR family transcriptional regulator, yielding MDSKEKRYAIREVSAITGVKPVTLRAWQRRYHLVEPSRTEKGHRLYSEQDIQQIQQIQSWLAKGISIGNVAQLLQSADASELELSGSGGLEECEAFLSALAQLNRGKAEAVLVAVLKNYPLDIVRQQFVMPVDAALLRMKSSQQSIQRGLFQSMLIGQFAWMITTANRASHLGKCLCVSLDAAGSIWAWLHALQIAEQGYFTALLDGVEELSGLLEHANEGVFQRIDFFSNRALTGKQQQVIRQLQQLQVQRGGSPEQIQQIQGQAPLVVTSDGLLQPFDAKA